One Oncorhynchus clarkii lewisi isolate Uvic-CL-2024 chromosome 28, UVic_Ocla_1.0, whole genome shotgun sequence genomic region harbors:
- the LOC139387535 gene encoding G-protein coupled receptor 55-like: MCNNNNTCEVEILQAVGYVPVFLVGLLLNMAVLRVFLAKRAMWTDTHVYMLNLAAANCTLVFFLPFRIYNAFHRLDRTHFCTFLISTHYINMYASILTVTAISIHRYLAVKYPFHTRTWRSKKVAAVVCATIWVTVVTICAVFRKDNDPHKLITCYEVSQESTLSVEFLVVLEVLGYLLPVLILVFCSTQTIRVLMKENDEDEDTTVEKRNIIGIVTANLIVFVVCYTPIHLGFLLRFLFKKNKWESLKLVRDFWLVCEWIATTNCFLDSISYYFLLKQFYFENSRSAVNTHNRQ; the protein is encoded by the coding sequence ATGTGTAACAACAACAATACCTGTGAAGTGGAGATCCTCCAAGCCGTGGGCTACGTTCCTGTGTTCCTGGTGGGCTTGCTACTCAACATGGCGGTTCTGCGCGTCTTCCTCGCCAAACGAGCCATGTGGACCGACACACACGTCTACATGCTGAACCTCGCAGCAGCCAACTGCACCCTCGTGTTCTTCCTCCCCTTCCGCATCTACAATGCCTTCCACCGTCTAGACAGAACACACTTCTGCACCTTCCTCATCTCCACACATTACATCAACATGTACGCCAGCATCCTCACGGTCACCGCCATCAGCATCCACCGCTACCTGGCGGTCAAGTACCCGTTCCACACCAGAACATGGCGGTCAAAGAAGGTGGCTGCGGTGGTGTGTGCGACCATATGGGTCACCGTAGTAACGATATGTGCCGTGTTCAGAAAAGACAACGATCCTCACAAACTGATTACATGTTATGAAGTATCTCAAGAAAGCACGTTGTCAGTTGAGTTCCTTGTGGTTCTAGAGGTGCTGGGGTATCTTCTGCCAGTTTTGATTTTAGTGTTCTGTTCCACACAGACCATAAGGGTTCTAATGAAGGagaatgatgaggatgaggacACCACTGTGGAGAAGAGGAACATTATTGGCATAGTAACAGCCAACCTGATCGTCTTTGTGGTCTGCTACACACCCATCCATCTTGGGTTTCTGCTGAGATTCCTTTTCAAAAAAAATAAATGGGAATCTTTAAAATTAGTGCGTGATTTTTGGCTAGTTTGTGAATGGATCGCTACCACAAACTGCTTCCTGGATTCCATTAGTTATTACTTTCTGTTGAAACAGTTTTATTTTGAAAACAGCAGATCAGCAGTGAACACACACAACCGACAATGA